One Anaerohalosphaeraceae bacterium genomic region harbors:
- a CDS encoding glycosyltransferase family 4 protein, with translation MKVFMLGWEFPPYISGGLGTACHGLTKALSDLGVKITFVLPKPIETQTPTHVQMLTPQHCRASKTVTQTTETSQELKNVQFHTVSSPLQPYTTPQQYQKRLEEIIRQKQLLSSQSQQMLDQWLEQEIEGLSVGPGQYSGDMYTEVHRYAAAAVRLALQQEFDVIHAHDWMTYPAGIAVAAVTGKPLVVHVHSTEFDRSGEHVNQMIYDIERRGIHAAAKVIAVSYLTRNILMTRYGALGEKIEVIYNGVEAEDSNRISAQQVGIRSDEKIVLFLGRITMQKGPEYFLMAARKVLEEMENVKFVMAGSGDMMHRIIEMAAQMGIGHKVLFTGFLRGEDVNRVYQMADLYVMPSVSEPFGIAPLEALNHDVPVIISKQSGVAEVLTHVLKVDFWDIQEMANKIIAVLKYPPLQMTLREHGNFEVRKLKWSGAAKKCLKVYQEVTQVAV, from the coding sequence ATGAAAGTGTTCATGCTTGGTTGGGAGTTTCCGCCTTACATCAGCGGGGGCTTAGGTACCGCGTGCCATGGACTGACCAAAGCGTTAAGCGATTTGGGAGTGAAAATTACGTTTGTTCTTCCCAAGCCTATTGAAACGCAAACCCCTACCCATGTCCAGATGCTGACGCCTCAGCATTGCCGCGCTTCCAAGACGGTCACCCAAACCACCGAAACAAGTCAGGAACTCAAGAACGTCCAGTTTCATACCGTCAGTTCTCCCCTTCAGCCCTATACAACCCCGCAGCAGTACCAAAAACGGCTGGAGGAAATCATCCGCCAAAAGCAGCTCCTGTCATCCCAGTCGCAGCAGATGCTCGATCAGTGGCTCGAGCAGGAAATTGAAGGCCTTTCCGTCGGCCCCGGCCAGTACAGCGGGGATATGTACACCGAAGTGCACCGTTACGCCGCCGCCGCTGTCCGCCTGGCCCTCCAGCAGGAATTCGATGTGATTCACGCACACGACTGGATGACCTATCCGGCCGGCATTGCCGTCGCCGCCGTCACCGGAAAACCGCTGGTAGTACACGTCCATTCCACGGAATTCGACCGAAGCGGCGAACATGTCAACCAGATGATTTACGACATCGAACGCCGCGGAATTCACGCCGCCGCCAAGGTCATCGCCGTCAGTTATCTGACCCGGAATATCCTGATGACCCGGTACGGAGCACTCGGGGAGAAAATCGAGGTCATCTACAACGGTGTCGAGGCGGAAGACAGCAACCGGATTTCTGCACAGCAGGTTGGTATCCGCAGTGACGAAAAAATCGTCCTGTTCCTCGGACGAATCACCATGCAGAAAGGCCCTGAATACTTTCTTATGGCCGCCCGCAAGGTCCTCGAAGAGATGGAAAACGTCAAGTTCGTCATGGCCGGAAGCGGTGATATGATGCATCGCATCATCGAAATGGCGGCCCAGATGGGAATCGGACACAAAGTTCTCTTTACCGGCTTTCTGCGGGGCGAAGACGTCAACCGTGTCTATCAGATGGCGGACCTCTATGTCATGCCGTCCGTCTCCGAACCTTTCGGAATCGCTCCCCTGGAAGCCCTCAACCATGACGTGCCCGTCATCATCAGCAAGCAAAGCGGCGTTGCCGAGGTCCTTACCCACGTTCTCAAGGTGGACTTCTGGGACATTCAGGAAATGGCCAACAAAATTATCGCCGTCCTGAAGTATCCGCCGCTCCAGATGACCCTGCGGGAACATGGAAACTTCGAAGTGCGCAAACTCAAATGGTCCGGAGCGGCCAAGAAATGTTTGAAGGTCTATCAGGAAGTCACCCAGGTCGCTGTCTGA
- a CDS encoding glycoside hydrolase family 57 protein: MPSVCFYFQVHQPFRLRHYTVFDKSGNYFDEFKNASICRKVANKCYLPSNRLLLKMIRRYEGRFKVSFSITGVVIEQFQKYCPEVISTFDALAETGCVEFIAETYYHSLSFLYSRNEFFEQIQKHIELMQKLWGQPPRIFRNTELIYNNQLAETIEAMNQFDAVITEGADRILGHRNANFVYRPPNCKHLKLLLKNYSLSDDIAFRFSNRGWEEWPLDAPKFARWIDQINGCGHTVNLFMDYETFGEHQWEDTGIFDFMYHLPEYILRHPDNNFMTPSEVVRSYPVMDVVDVPHVISWADMERDLSAWLGNAMQSNALHEVYKMEKLVKQTQDPQIIEDWRKLLTSDHFYYMCTKYFSDGDVHKYFNPYESPYDSYINYMNVLNHLRERCKQVLTQQTVTEQAS, translated from the coding sequence ATGCCGTCGGTTTGCTTTTATTTCCAGGTGCATCAGCCGTTTCGGCTTCGGCACTACACCGTATTTGACAAGTCCGGAAACTATTTCGACGAATTCAAAAACGCCTCCATTTGCCGCAAGGTCGCCAACAAGTGCTATCTGCCTTCCAATCGGCTTCTTTTAAAAATGATTCGACGCTATGAAGGCCGCTTCAAGGTTTCTTTCAGCATCACCGGCGTCGTCATTGAACAATTCCAGAAATACTGTCCCGAGGTCATCAGCACTTTCGATGCTCTGGCCGAAACCGGATGCGTCGAGTTTATCGCCGAAACCTACTACCACAGTCTCAGCTTCCTTTATTCCCGAAATGAATTTTTCGAACAGATTCAAAAGCACATTGAACTGATGCAGAAGCTCTGGGGTCAACCCCCCCGCATCTTCCGCAATACGGAATTGATTTACAACAACCAGCTGGCGGAAACCATCGAAGCCATGAATCAGTTCGATGCCGTCATCACGGAGGGAGCTGACCGAATCCTCGGCCATCGCAACGCCAACTTTGTCTATCGGCCTCCCAACTGCAAGCACCTGAAGCTGCTTTTGAAAAACTACTCCCTGTCCGATGATATCGCGTTCCGCTTCAGCAACCGCGGCTGGGAGGAATGGCCGCTGGATGCCCCCAAATTCGCCCGCTGGATTGACCAGATTAACGGCTGCGGTCACACCGTCAATCTCTTTATGGACTACGAAACCTTCGGTGAACATCAGTGGGAGGACACAGGCATCTTCGACTTTATGTATCATCTGCCCGAATACATCCTTCGTCACCCCGACAACAATTTTATGACACCCAGCGAGGTGGTTCGCTCTTATCCGGTCATGGACGTTGTGGATGTCCCTCACGTGATCAGCTGGGCCGATATGGAGCGGGACTTGTCCGCCTGGCTGGGCAATGCCATGCAGTCCAACGCTCTCCACGAAGTGTATAAAATGGAGAAACTCGTCAAGCAGACCCAGGATCCTCAGATTATTGAGGATTGGAGAAAACTGCTGACCTCTGACCACTTCTATTATATGTGCACCAAATATTTCTCCGACGGCGATGTCCACAAATACTTCAACCCCTATGAGTCGCCGTACGATTCCTATATCAATTATATGAACGTGCTCAATCATCTGCGGGAACGCTGCAAACAGGTCCTGACCCAGCAAACCGTCACCGAACAGGCCTCCTGA
- a CDS encoding DUF2007 domain-containing protein: MSEPKKPNKPIHKASIGEFVTVAFAEDMDLARQYKKMLEENGIPAVVRQPETEGASSPGIAVLVPEEVLDEAHSLIASQAPFEDFFDVFFHGSDRWLEEDKSNDE, encoded by the coding sequence ATGTCGGAGCCCAAAAAGCCGAACAAACCAATCCATAAAGCATCGATTGGGGAGTTTGTAACGGTGGCCTTTGCCGAGGATATGGATTTGGCTCGTCAGTACAAAAAAATGCTGGAGGAGAACGGCATTCCTGCTGTAGTCAGGCAGCCGGAAACGGAGGGGGCATCGTCCCCTGGGATTGCCGTGCTGGTGCCGGAAGAAGTGCTGGACGAAGCCCATTCTTTGATCGCATCTCAGGCACCGTTTGAAGACTTTTTTGATGTCTTTTTCCATGGAAGCGACCGCTGGCTTGAAGAAGACAAATCCAATGATGAGTAA
- the trpA gene encoding tryptophan synthase subunit alpha, protein MNPYQNCFSRLNRAALISFFVIGDPSYDISLQLVKAAVDAGADILELGIPFSDPVADGPTIQKADLRALKAGITPAKALQFIREITAFKPIPIGLLVYYNLLVQYGTERFLQDFKKAGGTSVLVADLSIDDADEIAIPAKNAGLETVFMATPNTPDERLRRIAEKTTGFIYTVSLLGTTGEREALSNAVRPLVARLKRLTDKPVCVGFGISTPQHACEVARAGADGVIIGSRIVKFIEETPDNPAKMRENITRFLSDVRAALPSKSPKGTANS, encoded by the coding sequence ATGAATCCCTACCAGAATTGCTTTTCCAGACTGAATCGAGCGGCCCTGATTTCCTTCTTCGTCATCGGCGACCCCTCGTACGACATTTCTCTGCAGCTGGTCAAGGCCGCTGTGGACGCCGGTGCCGACATTCTCGAACTGGGCATCCCCTTTTCTGACCCCGTAGCCGACGGCCCTACTATCCAAAAAGCCGACCTGCGGGCCCTGAAGGCGGGTATCACACCCGCCAAAGCCCTTCAGTTTATCCGGGAAATTACGGCCTTTAAACCCATCCCCATCGGCCTGCTGGTCTATTACAACCTCCTCGTCCAGTACGGAACCGAACGCTTCCTGCAGGATTTCAAAAAAGCCGGCGGCACCAGCGTCCTGGTGGCGGACTTGTCTATCGATGATGCCGATGAAATCGCCATTCCGGCAAAAAATGCAGGGCTGGAAACCGTCTTTATGGCCACCCCTAACACCCCCGACGAACGGCTGCGGCGAATCGCGGAAAAAACCACAGGATTCATCTACACCGTCTCTCTGCTGGGTACAACCGGGGAACGGGAGGCACTTTCCAATGCCGTCCGCCCGCTGGTAGCCCGGCTGAAACGGCTGACGGACAAGCCCGTCTGTGTCGGGTTTGGCATCAGCACCCCTCAGCACGCCTGCGAGGTTGCACGGGCCGGCGCAGACGGGGTAATCATTGGAAGCCGAATTGTAAAGTTTATCGAGGAAACCCCCGATAACCCTGCCAAAATGCGGGAGAATATTACTCGGTTTCTCTCGGACGTTCGAGCCGCCCTGCCCTCCAAAAGCCCGAAAGGAACAGCGAATTCTTAA